The window GGTCCCGCTGATCGTGTCCGCCGCCAAGCGGGACGGCGACCGGGGGGAGGCGTACGCCCAGCGCCTTCTGACCCTGGTTGTGGTGGGCCTGGCGGCGGCGAGCGTCCTGGGCGTGGCCTTCGCCCCCCTGATCAGCCGGGCCTACTTCGGCAGCGGTCCGGAGGTCGCCCGGCGAGTGGCCCTCGCCACAGTGTTCGCCCGCTTCCTGCTCCCCCAGATCCTCTTTTACGGGGTGGGAGCCCTCCTCGGGGCGATCCTCAACGTGCGGGGGAGCTTCGCCCCCCCGATGTGGGCACCGGTCCTCAACAACATCGTGGTGATCCTCACCGGGGGGCTTTTCATCGCGGTGACGAGCGTGGCCGGGGTGCAGGCGGGCCGGCTCACCGCAGGGCAGGAGTTCCTGCTGGCCGGCGGCACAACCCTGGGCATCGTGGCGCAGACCGTGGCCCTCCTGCCCGCCCTGCGGCAGGTACGGTTCCGGATCCGGCTGCGCTGGGACCTGCGCGGGGTGGGGCTCGCCCAGGCCGGCCGGCTCGCCGGGTGGGTCTTCGTCTACGTGCTGGCGAACCAGGCGGCCTACCTGGGCATCACCCGGCTGGCGGCGCACAGCAGCTACGGCGGGGCGGGCGGTGGCGTCTACAGCATCTACACCTACGCCTTCATCCTGGCGCTCCTGCCCCACTCGGTGGTGGCGGTGTCGGTGATCACGGCCCTCCTGCCCCGGATGAGCGCCAGCGCCGCCGAGGGCCGCCACCAGGCCGTGGCCGACGACCTGGCCCACGGCATCAAACTCTCCGCCGTCGTCCTGGTGCCGGCTGCACTGGCCTCGATCGCCCTCGGCCCCCTCATCGGCACCGTCCTGTTCGCCCACCACGCCAACAGCCTCTCGACCGGCCGGCTCATCGGCGCCACGCTGGCCGGGTACGCGGTCAGCCTCGTCCCGTTCTCGGCGTTCCAGCTCCAACTGCGGGCGTTCTACGCCCTGCACGACACCCGCACCCCGGCACTGGTCAACATCGCCCTGGCGGCCATCAACTTGGCGGTGGACGGCGTCCTGTTCCTC of the Actinomycetota bacterium genome contains:
- the murJ gene encoding murein biosynthesis integral membrane protein MurJ codes for the protein MTQRRARPPGRGRGDPLAATRGMALGTLASRGTGFIRTLVIAAAIGTTVGDAYNIANTIPNIIYELLLGGVLTSVVVPLIVSAAKRDGDRGEAYAQRLLTLVVVGLAAASVLGVAFAPLISRAYFGSGPEVARRVALATVFARFLLPQILFYGVGALLGAILNVRGSFAPPMWAPVLNNIVVILTGGLFIAVTSVAGVQAGRLTAGQEFLLAGGTTLGIVAQTVALLPALRQVRFRIRLRWDLRGVGLAQAGRLAGWVFVYVLANQAAYLGITRLAAHSSYGGAGGGVYSIYTYAFILALLPHSVVAVSVITALLPRMSASAAEGRHQAVADDLAHGIKLSAVVLVPAALASIALGPLIGTVLFAHHANSLSTGRLIGATLAGYAVSLVPFSAFQLQLRAFYALHDTRTPALVNIALAAINLAVDGVLFLALPPREQVVGLALGYSASYIAGYAWFSVVLRRRLGRRPQARVGRTLVRLTLAAGVAAVPAYLLARMVTTVMGLGIMGSLLGIGAGLAVGTPAYLAVVERMRIPELAEVSDLARARWRP